In Carassius auratus strain Wakin unplaced genomic scaffold, ASM336829v1 scaf_tig00214279, whole genome shotgun sequence, the following are encoded in one genomic region:
- the LOC113091743 gene encoding uncharacterized protein LOC113091743 isoform X2 — MSIVNEDLRGIILRTLPTISKDTLQALIDKLLNSGLESTQDLKYVNQEDIADLLPAIQLRKLLEAFKKETEMVTLDLQILTSPTPSVSSPSVLPCSSASSGLSNQESSSSEDCGPSSQIKKAWPETFQIPWTAMPMDIRSAVADGKRPSPAARRQMVRVLADEMRKYELNPTRGQCVTVCRNIIRQYPQSFADLRDNGQVLGNGYTSLLIQIKNRIENLNRTTSFRQHRSSGDGLKRGPTDTYGCTRFQPDVPPEETDESVEQKRQWLEEIYRRDGINGVEKAEVRQLMETTFCLQRQQINILPSTTIADLRKQWPYLFTQKGLYAHFELLTDIKVMRALELAMEECGRAIVEFFSSKPTNADVRTVISLRPDLELSFCIIQLLMAHFSETQEGLILFANASSTAADVERTLELPSTPRLILFGEKPGSCIHKWMISFEGQIICEGIQPSFLSGLAAVFSTFYNFNVEYQAEAASTLEFIQRRFIGINPEKGTKGGQVLSKRTGKVGHRKKSVNTRVASLLKKLMDFEWDFI; from the exons ATGAGCATTGTGAATGAAGATCTGAGAGGTATCATCCTCAGAACGTTGCCAACAATTTCCAAAGACACTCTACAGGCATTGATAGACAAGCTATTAAACTCTGGTCTGGAATCTACACAAGACCTGAAATATGTGAATCAAGAAGATATTGCTGACCTACTGCCGGCCATTCAATTACGGAAGCTTctggaagcatttaaaaaag AGACAGAGATGGTCACTTTGGACCTACAAATTCTTACTTCCCCTACaccatcagtcagctcgccttcaGTCCTTCCTTGCTCCAGTGCATCAAGTGGACTCTCAAATCAAGAATCTAGCAGCTCAGAAGACTGCGGTCCATCCTCCCAAATCAAAAAGGCATGGCCAGAGACATTTCAGATTCCGTGGACTGCAATGCCTATGGACATTCGTTCAGCAGTGGCTGATGGCAAGAGACCTTCACCAGCAGCACGGCGACAAATGGTCAGAGTTTTGGCAGATGAGATGAGGAAATATGAGCTAAACCCAACACGCGGACAATGTGTCACAGTATGCCGAAATATCATCCGCCAGTATCCTCAAAGTTTTGCTGATCTCCGTGACAATGGTCAGGTACTAGGAAATGGTTATACCTCActgttaattcaaattaaaaaccgAATTGAAAATCTGAACCGCACCACCAGCTTTCGCCAACACCGTTCATCTGGTGATGGACTAAAGAGAGGGCCTACTGATACATATGGCTGCACCAGATTCCAGCCTGATGTCCCACCAGAGGAGACAGATGAAAGTGTAGAGCAGAAGCGTCAGTGGCTGGAGGAGATATACCGTCGAGATGGAATAAATGGGGTTGAAAAAGCAGAAGTTAGGCAACTTATGGAAACAACCTTTTGCCTCCAGCGGCAGCAAATAAACATATTACCATCAACCACCATCGCTGATTTAAGAAAGCAGTGGCCATACCTTTTCACTCAGAAAGGGCTTTATGCTCATTTTGAACTTCTGACTGATATCAAAGTTATGCGTGCACTTGAGCTTGCCATGGAAGAGTGTGGAAGAGCCATTGTGGAGTTCTTCAGCAGCAAACCCACCAATGCAGATGTCAGGACTGTCATTTCTCTGCGGCCAGACCTCGAGCTTTCCTTCTGCATCATCCAACTTCTCATGGCTCACTTCTCTGAGACTCAGGAAGGGCTGATACTTTTTGCAAAT GCATCTTCCACTGCAGCTGATGTAGAAAGGACACTTGAACTACCTTCAACTCCTCGACTGATACTCTTTG gtgaaAAACCAGGAAGCTGCATTCATAAATGGATGATTAGTTTTGAGGGGCAAATAATCTGTGAGGGCATCCAGCCAAGTTTTTTGTCTGGacttgctgctgtgttttcaactTTCTACAATTTCAATGTGGAGTACCAAGCTGAGGCTGCATCCACGTTGGAATTCATTCAGAG GCGCTTCATTGGAATAAATCCTGAAAAAGGCACCAAGGGTGGACAAGTCCTATCAAAGCGGACAGGGAAGGTCGGCCACAGAAAAAAATCAGTCAACACTCGGGTTGCCAGTCTACTTAAGAAACTAATGGACTTTGAGTGGGACTTCATATAA
- the LOC113091743 gene encoding uncharacterized protein LOC113091743 isoform X1, with translation MSISVLKPSTCQRHHRLELDRFRYSPITSAMSIVNEDLRGIILRTLPTISKDTLQALIDKLLNSGLESTQDLKYVNQEDIADLLPAIQLRKLLEAFKKETEMVTLDLQILTSPTPSVSSPSVLPCSSASSGLSNQESSSSEDCGPSSQIKKAWPETFQIPWTAMPMDIRSAVADGKRPSPAARRQMVRVLADEMRKYELNPTRGQCVTVCRNIIRQYPQSFADLRDNGQVLGNGYTSLLIQIKNRIENLNRTTSFRQHRSSGDGLKRGPTDTYGCTRFQPDVPPEETDESVEQKRQWLEEIYRRDGINGVEKAEVRQLMETTFCLQRQQINILPSTTIADLRKQWPYLFTQKGLYAHFELLTDIKVMRALELAMEECGRAIVEFFSSKPTNADVRTVISLRPDLELSFCIIQLLMAHFSETQEGLILFANASSTAADVERTLELPSTPRLILFGEKPGSCIHKWMISFEGQIICEGIQPSFLSGLAAVFSTFYNFNVEYQAEAASTLEFIQRRFIGINPEKGTKGGQVLSKRTGKVGHRKKSVNTRVASLLKKLMDFEWDFI, from the exons TGCAATGAGCATTGTGAATGAAGATCTGAGAGGTATCATCCTCAGAACGTTGCCAACAATTTCCAAAGACACTCTACAGGCATTGATAGACAAGCTATTAAACTCTGGTCTGGAATCTACACAAGACCTGAAATATGTGAATCAAGAAGATATTGCTGACCTACTGCCGGCCATTCAATTACGGAAGCTTctggaagcatttaaaaaag AGACAGAGATGGTCACTTTGGACCTACAAATTCTTACTTCCCCTACaccatcagtcagctcgccttcaGTCCTTCCTTGCTCCAGTGCATCAAGTGGACTCTCAAATCAAGAATCTAGCAGCTCAGAAGACTGCGGTCCATCCTCCCAAATCAAAAAGGCATGGCCAGAGACATTTCAGATTCCGTGGACTGCAATGCCTATGGACATTCGTTCAGCAGTGGCTGATGGCAAGAGACCTTCACCAGCAGCACGGCGACAAATGGTCAGAGTTTTGGCAGATGAGATGAGGAAATATGAGCTAAACCCAACACGCGGACAATGTGTCACAGTATGCCGAAATATCATCCGCCAGTATCCTCAAAGTTTTGCTGATCTCCGTGACAATGGTCAGGTACTAGGAAATGGTTATACCTCActgttaattcaaattaaaaaccgAATTGAAAATCTGAACCGCACCACCAGCTTTCGCCAACACCGTTCATCTGGTGATGGACTAAAGAGAGGGCCTACTGATACATATGGCTGCACCAGATTCCAGCCTGATGTCCCACCAGAGGAGACAGATGAAAGTGTAGAGCAGAAGCGTCAGTGGCTGGAGGAGATATACCGTCGAGATGGAATAAATGGGGTTGAAAAAGCAGAAGTTAGGCAACTTATGGAAACAACCTTTTGCCTCCAGCGGCAGCAAATAAACATATTACCATCAACCACCATCGCTGATTTAAGAAAGCAGTGGCCATACCTTTTCACTCAGAAAGGGCTTTATGCTCATTTTGAACTTCTGACTGATATCAAAGTTATGCGTGCACTTGAGCTTGCCATGGAAGAGTGTGGAAGAGCCATTGTGGAGTTCTTCAGCAGCAAACCCACCAATGCAGATGTCAGGACTGTCATTTCTCTGCGGCCAGACCTCGAGCTTTCCTTCTGCATCATCCAACTTCTCATGGCTCACTTCTCTGAGACTCAGGAAGGGCTGATACTTTTTGCAAAT GCATCTTCCACTGCAGCTGATGTAGAAAGGACACTTGAACTACCTTCAACTCCTCGACTGATACTCTTTG gtgaaAAACCAGGAAGCTGCATTCATAAATGGATGATTAGTTTTGAGGGGCAAATAATCTGTGAGGGCATCCAGCCAAGTTTTTTGTCTGGacttgctgctgtgttttcaactTTCTACAATTTCAATGTGGAGTACCAAGCTGAGGCTGCATCCACGTTGGAATTCATTCAGAG GCGCTTCATTGGAATAAATCCTGAAAAAGGCACCAAGGGTGGACAAGTCCTATCAAAGCGGACAGGGAAGGTCGGCCACAGAAAAAAATCAGTCAACACTCGGGTTGCCAGTCTACTTAAGAAACTAATGGACTTTGAGTGGGACTTCATATAA